The following proteins come from a genomic window of Peptoniphilus equinus:
- a CDS encoding S-layer homology domain-containing protein: MNKKLLSLVLTLVMVLGTFTSVFAAETTTEEKVEKVVGKDNKIQYVIDKKLVEGYEDGSYQLDKTITRAEITKLLALANGHEDLSKKLQGSINIYSDVDATHWANGVITVGTTVPSAANGLAMLQGYPDGSFKPENNVTYAELAKMLVVLVKEDLTADMAKTANANWAGQWLTWATQLGILDDVTVTDANAAATRGDAFTMVYNALYKLVNFRRVPVDAKLGVLSALRNNKLTLNQDDKQTYTVTTDTVFVQANGASKTNMIKVKDITNPDYYLGSLVRVLVNDKNEVTHILELGNPEFMALGADVNTVQDGNSRWEGVADATVSTEALEVGTLDKYNADALTSYATIKFNDNNTKANAITFVSPNYGTVELKVNDDTRVFVANPYNNQMREVEDLAAAVALIGFQNYDEYKIPNVYAGYDTNGYEGVIQGFNTNGQTAKVIVFNTVTKAKGSELYRVINETNYNYGVTLEKANGELVDANVMTNLSVFPYNYNNKFDIVEVTYSAANGTDEYGMVLDHSDVNKHPIVRVVDLKDDGRTLQVVDEHGFQTIVNLDDADIFSAIRFDKLEAGTVIQLGANEGNNVPKVVSILPRDTHLDGALQNNWTAFQGNTYVGKVLSVKDEDANTALVTIDVYNNAFDVDDSHHIENYYVAKDDAKLLVNFVDVQVIFSVDNMSGLYGKVLATNFRVNDGTHDGEGTPIEVAAVAEAKAAFNEAAANEVTALNADPAVAGKVAFAFDANSPEVATMTITGGTAADAEALVTAGIAHLQKLYEAGIQSFTVGGKTIVAPNTDVNEISAAILSVVANGATVPVEYTYDKDGVSFTATVNVNVVVANSGN, encoded by the coding sequence ATGAACAAGAAACTTCTTTCCCTAGTACTGACACTAGTTATGGTACTGGGCACATTCACATCTGTCTTCGCAGCCGAAACAACAACTGAAGAAAAAGTTGAGAAAGTAGTTGGAAAAGACAACAAAATCCAATACGTTATCGACAAAAAATTAGTTGAAGGTTACGAAGATGGTTCTTATCAATTAGATAAGACAATCACCAGAGCAGAAATCACCAAACTGTTAGCATTAGCCAACGGTCACGAAGACCTGTCCAAAAAACTTCAAGGTTCTATCAACATCTACTCCGACGTTGATGCAACCCACTGGGCAAACGGCGTGATCACTGTAGGTACCACCGTACCATCAGCAGCCAACGGACTGGCAATGCTCCAAGGTTATCCAGATGGATCCTTCAAACCAGAAAACAACGTCACCTATGCAGAACTTGCAAAAATGCTCGTCGTACTGGTTAAAGAAGACCTCACCGCAGACATGGCCAAAACAGCCAACGCAAACTGGGCCGGTCAATGGTTAACATGGGCAACCCAACTTGGTATTCTTGACGACGTAACTGTAACTGATGCTAACGCAGCAGCAACACGTGGCGATGCATTCACCATGGTATACAACGCACTGTACAAACTCGTCAACTTCAGAAGAGTTCCAGTAGATGCTAAGCTCGGCGTACTTTCCGCACTTAGAAACAACAAACTCACCCTGAACCAAGATGACAAACAAACTTACACCGTAACTACCGACACCGTATTCGTACAAGCTAACGGCGCAAGCAAGACCAACATGATCAAAGTTAAAGACATCACCAACCCAGATTACTACCTTGGATCTTTAGTTCGCGTACTTGTTAACGACAAAAACGAAGTAACACACATCCTTGAACTGGGTAACCCAGAGTTCATGGCTCTTGGCGCAGATGTCAACACCGTACAAGACGGCAACAGCCGTTGGGAAGGTGTAGCTGATGCAACCGTATCAACTGAAGCGCTTGAAGTAGGAACTTTAGACAAATACAACGCAGATGCACTTACTAGCTATGCAACCATCAAATTCAACGACAACAACACTAAAGCCAATGCTATTACATTTGTAAGCCCTAACTATGGTACCGTTGAATTAAAAGTTAACGATGACACTCGTGTATTCGTAGCTAACCCTTACAACAACCAAATGAGAGAAGTTGAAGACTTAGCAGCAGCAGTAGCCCTGATCGGTTTCCAAAACTATGACGAATACAAGATTCCAAACGTCTATGCAGGATATGACACCAATGGCTACGAAGGCGTTATCCAAGGCTTCAACACCAACGGACAAACTGCAAAAGTTATCGTGTTCAACACAGTAACCAAAGCAAAAGGAAGCGAATTATACCGCGTTATTAACGAAACCAACTACAACTACGGCGTAACCCTTGAAAAAGCAAACGGCGAACTCGTAGATGCTAACGTTATGACCAACCTGTCCGTATTCCCATACAACTACAACAATAAATTTGATATCGTTGAAGTCACTTATTCCGCAGCAAACGGCACTGATGAATACGGTATGGTTCTTGATCACAGCGACGTTAACAAGCACCCAATCGTAAGAGTAGTTGATCTTAAAGATGACGGCCGCACCCTTCAAGTCGTTGACGAACACGGTTTCCAAACCATCGTAAACCTTGACGATGCCGACATCTTCTCAGCCATCAGATTCGACAAACTCGAAGCAGGCACCGTAATCCAACTTGGTGCAAACGAAGGCAACAACGTACCGAAAGTCGTATCCATCCTTCCAAGAGATACTCACCTTGACGGTGCACTCCAAAACAACTGGACCGCATTCCAAGGCAACACTTATGTAGGTAAAGTGCTTAGCGTCAAAGATGAAGATGCGAATACAGCGCTGGTAACCATTGATGTGTACAACAACGCATTCGACGTTGATGATTCTCACCACATTGAAAATTACTATGTAGCAAAAGACGATGCAAAACTTCTCGTTAACTTCGTAGATGTACAAGTTATCTTCTCCGTAGACAATATGTCCGGCCTTTATGGCAAAGTATTGGCTACCAACTTCCGAGTTAACGATGGCACTCACGATGGTGAAGGAACTCCTATCGAAGTAGCAGCAGTTGCAGAAGCTAAAGCAGCTTTCAACGAAGCAGCAGCCAACGAAGTTACAGCACTTAACGCAGATCCAGCTGTTGCTGGTAAAGTAGCTTTCGCGTTCGATGCTAATTCACCGGAAGTAGCAACCATGACCATCACTGGCGGCACTGCTGCTGATGCTGAGGCATTAGTAACCGCAGGTATTGCACATTTACAAAAGCTTTACGAAGCAGGTATTCAATCTTTCACTGTTGGTGGAAAGACTATCGTAGCTCCAAACACTGACGTAAATGAAATTTCTGCCGCCATTCTTTCTGTAGTTGCAAATGGTGCTACCGTTCCGGTAGAGTACACTTATGATAAAGACGGCGTATCCTTTACAGCAACCGTTAACGTTAACGTGGTTGTAGCTAATTCTGGCAACTAA
- a CDS encoding ferritin: MENLVQGLNTQFNFEIESAYIYLAMSSYCKAQGMDGFAHFMYHQAKEEMEHAHKFYEFLHDTDNEPTLEAIAKPEVNGGAFINIFQQAYEHEQEVTRRIRELYKKAQDDDNFETLEFLGWFIKEQVEEEDNFRGILERLERIGESWSGLYIYDRELGQR, from the coding sequence ATGGAAAATCTGGTACAAGGACTCAACACACAGTTTAACTTTGAAATCGAAAGCGCATATATCTACTTAGCTATGTCGTCATACTGCAAAGCTCAAGGTATGGACGGCTTCGCACACTTTATGTATCATCAAGCTAAAGAAGAAATGGAACACGCTCATAAATTCTATGAGTTCCTTCACGACACTGATAACGAACCGACACTGGAAGCTATTGCAAAACCGGAAGTGAACGGAGGCGCGTTCATCAACATCTTCCAACAAGCTTACGAACACGAACAAGAAGTTACCCGTCGCATTCGTGAACTGTACAAGAAAGCTCAAGACGACGACAACTTTGAAACCCTTGAATTCCTCGGTTGGTTCATCAAAGAACAAGTTGAAGAAGAAGACAACTTCAGAGGCATTTTGGAACGTCTCGAACGCATCGGCGAAAGCTGGAGCGGTCTTTATATCTACGACCGTGAACTCGGCCAACGCTAA
- a CDS encoding cyclic-di-AMP receptor: protein MKLILSIVQDVDADNVVERLTEAGFRVTRMSTTGGFLKSGNSTLLSGVEDEQVSAYLSLLQNNAKTREVTRTVQTISIPGTALMPTPVRVTVGGATAFVLNIVDFKKF, encoded by the coding sequence ATGAAACTGATTTTATCCATTGTCCAGGATGTGGACGCAGACAATGTAGTGGAACGCCTGACTGAAGCGGGCTTTCGCGTCACACGAATGAGCACCACCGGCGGCTTTTTAAAGAGCGGCAACTCAACCCTTCTCTCCGGCGTTGAGGATGAGCAGGTGAGCGCGTATCTGAGCTTACTGCAAAACAATGCGAAAACTCGTGAAGTCACCCGAACAGTACAGACTATCAGCATTCCGGGCACGGCTCTGATGCCTACGCCTGTACGGGTCACGGTGGGCGGGGCGACCGCCTTCGTACTGAACATTGTTGATTTCAAGAAATTTTGA
- a CDS encoding DUF2922 domain-containing protein codes for MATTNTLEVIFLDEAGDTKRFSFNDPKSDITAEHVQAFGQSVITTELFQSPEGDAMTQVKRAYVRSVTERDLIEDVTA; via the coding sequence ATGGCAACGACCAACACACTGGAAGTCATCTTCCTCGATGAAGCAGGCGATACCAAACGTTTCAGCTTCAACGATCCGAAATCCGATATCACCGCAGAACACGTCCAAGCATTCGGTCAATCCGTTATCACCACCGAGCTCTTTCAAAGCCCGGAAGGCGATGCCATGACCCAAGTGAAGCGTGCCTACGTGAGATCCGTCACCGAACGTGATCTCATTGAAGACGTCACCGCCTGA
- a CDS encoding aminotransferase class I/II-fold pyridoxal phosphate-dependent enzyme — MKRDIFQMIQDKRETVSFAMPGHKHRGAFDFTLYDDTTEVIGADNLLNPEGCILESERRLAALYGAEESYYITEGSTQAMRVALSMLTRRGDRILMQRNSHKSVYNAVIQMGLEPDYLFCKYDAEHGVLLGVMLDDLEAKLKSDLGIRAVVITSPDYFGLIQNIKAIAELVHRYGVRLIVDEAHGAHLAFTSLKGLSAVPYADCTVQSTHKTMPALTGSALLHTNGIPRDRCIKHMAFVMSTSPSYLSMLSSEYAVAYCDANREGFSRAAELIHTTAEHLNGAIEVLRVRDESIVAVDPMKLVFRTRGCTGLEIENELSIGYNIDLEMGDLNYALAMVSPLNTPGDFRALEAAIREVSRGDFLPIATSYRTVAPWEAMPMDQGFFAPSEYIDIDEAEGRIAANMIMLYPPGTPIVAPGEVFTKDVLTVMGAHRRLIGVKEGKCEVVCNSL; from the coding sequence ATGAAGCGAGACATTTTTCAGATGATACAGGACAAGCGGGAGACGGTGTCGTTTGCCATGCCCGGGCACAAACATCGAGGTGCCTTTGACTTCACCTTGTATGATGACACCACGGAGGTGATCGGTGCAGACAATCTGCTGAATCCCGAGGGGTGCATACTGGAGAGTGAACGCCGTTTGGCCGCGCTCTACGGCGCCGAAGAGAGCTACTATATCACCGAAGGATCGACACAGGCCATGCGTGTGGCGCTTTCGATGTTGACCCGACGGGGAGATAGGATTCTCATGCAGCGCAACTCACACAAATCCGTCTACAACGCTGTCATTCAAATGGGGTTGGAGCCGGATTATCTCTTTTGCAAGTATGATGCTGAGCACGGCGTGCTTCTCGGAGTGATGCTTGATGATCTGGAGGCGAAGCTGAAGTCGGACTTGGGGATACGAGCTGTGGTCATTACCAGTCCGGACTACTTTGGCCTTATTCAGAACATCAAGGCCATTGCCGAACTGGTGCACCGTTACGGAGTCCGACTGATCGTCGATGAAGCTCACGGCGCGCATCTGGCCTTTACGTCGCTAAAAGGGTTGAGTGCTGTACCCTATGCGGACTGTACGGTGCAGTCCACCCACAAGACTATGCCGGCTCTCACCGGCTCCGCGCTCCTTCATACCAACGGCATACCGAGAGATAGGTGTATTAAACATATGGCTTTTGTGATGAGCACGTCGCCGTCATACCTGTCCATGCTTTCCTCTGAGTATGCTGTGGCCTATTGTGATGCCAACAGGGAGGGCTTTAGCCGGGCGGCGGAATTGATTCACACCACGGCAGAGCATTTGAACGGGGCCATCGAGGTCTTGAGGGTACGGGATGAGAGTATTGTGGCGGTGGATCCGATGAAACTTGTCTTTCGCACGCGGGGATGCACCGGGCTTGAGATTGAGAATGAGCTCTCAATAGGATATAATATAGATTTAGAGATGGGGGATTTAAATTATGCCCTTGCCATGGTCAGTCCACTGAATACCCCGGGGGATTTCAGGGCTCTCGAGGCGGCCATCAGGGAGGTGAGTCGCGGCGACTTTTTGCCCATAGCGACAAGCTATCGCACTGTGGCGCCGTGGGAAGCCATGCCGATGGATCAGGGATTTTTTGCCCCAAGTGAATACATTGATATCGATGAGGCTGAAGGGCGCATTGCCGCAAACATGATCATGCTTTATCCGCCGGGGACGCCTATTGTGGCGCCGGGGGAGGTCTTTACTAAAGACGTGCTGACGGTGATGGGAGCGCACAGACGGCTCATCGGAGTCAAAGAAGGAAAGTGCGAGGTAGTATGCAACTCTTTATAG
- a CDS encoding alpha/beta hydrolase family protein: MMRIKELCHTLYLKLHTALSLRYTKKNTAYHICVFFLAMVAASSFYYYLEFLPLPTPVQYGVMSLGFFLIFELGTALLRLVTGCLRQLTSQSLALMVLSLAVWGVTLHTMADTLDLDDLHVIFAAVCLSALTTLFTRSLAAVKNGYGLPKLTLFVTALGLGLIAAASFYPGRATLTKHFKGTKTLDAPILFAASHTDYEGPGVNLNSLVHVESFDNKVRRAYFGRGFDNVKMAGRLWLPETDQPVPLVVLAHGNHRFTTASHLGYDYLGSYLARRGYAFASVDMTMLNSAFKLGIGNENDARAKLLTDNATYLIHDSDYAKALSGEVVFMGHSRGGEAAAIAASFAELQYNPDTGDKLERTLKPRGVITLAATMGQYEPSGKPLTLHNNLLAIHGAGDTDVDNFEALGLYNRTVPPQGGLKSAVYLAYADHSNFNTTWDYDTDPPDAFFLNHAQRLEQAAQQTVTEELVLAFLNQIFYRETPQDFFQVPETYEGFEYGVWSRVAYPGARLLADFEEDYDLITFPYGSVRFSGSVTEEGDDAFDGTALRLSKGASYTLDFSEPVQAAAYLSLDIKPETDSERDFEGVDITVEDKSGHTRTVNTDTYRRPLGEVTHVLYKSDLITHAANHRNGFDTVRVPLADATRDGTVARITLKAKDSAFIDTISLTD; this comes from the coding sequence ATGATGCGCATCAAAGAGCTGTGTCACACACTGTACTTAAAACTTCATACAGCGCTCTCATTGCGCTACACGAAAAAAAACACAGCATACCACATCTGTGTTTTTTTCCTTGCCATGGTAGCGGCGAGCAGTTTTTATTACTACTTGGAATTTCTGCCTCTACCGACTCCTGTTCAGTATGGAGTGATGAGCCTGGGATTTTTTCTGATCTTTGAACTCGGGACGGCGCTGCTTCGGCTTGTGACAGGGTGCCTGCGCCAACTGACATCGCAAAGCCTGGCGCTCATGGTACTGAGCCTTGCCGTGTGGGGTGTCACCTTACACACCATGGCGGACACGTTGGATCTGGACGATCTTCACGTTATTTTTGCAGCCGTGTGCCTCAGTGCGCTCACCACACTCTTTACCCGAAGTCTTGCCGCCGTGAAAAACGGATACGGCTTGCCGAAGCTCACCTTATTTGTCACAGCTCTTGGCCTAGGTCTTATCGCTGCTGCGAGTTTCTACCCCGGTCGCGCCACCCTCACCAAACACTTCAAAGGCACGAAAACCCTGGATGCACCCATTCTGTTTGCCGCATCCCACACGGACTATGAGGGACCCGGCGTGAACCTCAACAGTCTGGTTCACGTGGAGAGCTTTGACAACAAAGTCCGCCGGGCATACTTCGGCCGAGGCTTTGACAATGTGAAGATGGCAGGCAGGTTGTGGTTACCCGAGACAGATCAGCCTGTGCCTCTTGTGGTACTCGCTCACGGCAATCATCGCTTCACCACGGCAAGTCACCTGGGCTATGATTATCTCGGCAGCTACTTGGCGCGTCGCGGTTATGCCTTTGCCAGCGTGGACATGACCATGTTAAACAGTGCCTTTAAGTTGGGCATCGGCAATGAAAACGACGCCCGGGCAAAGCTGCTGACGGATAACGCTACCTATCTTATACACGACAGTGACTATGCCAAGGCTTTAAGCGGCGAGGTGGTCTTTATGGGACACTCTCGAGGCGGCGAAGCGGCGGCAATTGCCGCAAGTTTTGCCGAACTGCAATACAATCCCGACACCGGCGACAAGCTGGAACGCACCTTGAAACCTCGGGGCGTCATCACCCTTGCCGCCACCATGGGTCAGTACGAGCCGTCGGGCAAACCCCTCACCCTGCACAACAACCTTCTCGCCATTCACGGCGCAGGAGACACCGATGTGGACAACTTTGAGGCGCTTGGGCTGTATAATCGCACCGTGCCACCGCAGGGAGGGCTCAAGTCCGCCGTGTACCTTGCCTACGCCGACCATTCCAACTTCAACACCACATGGGACTACGACACCGATCCGCCCGATGCGTTCTTTTTAAATCACGCTCAGCGTCTGGAACAGGCGGCGCAGCAAACCGTGACTGAAGAGCTGGTACTGGCCTTTTTAAATCAAATCTTTTACCGTGAGACGCCGCAGGATTTTTTTCAGGTGCCTGAAACCTACGAAGGTTTTGAGTACGGTGTGTGGAGTCGAGTGGCCTACCCGGGTGCCCGACTGCTTGCCGACTTTGAGGAAGACTACGACCTGATCACATTTCCCTACGGCAGTGTGCGCTTCTCGGGAAGTGTCACTGAAGAAGGGGATGACGCCTTTGACGGTACGGCGCTTCGTCTCAGCAAAGGAGCCAGCTATACTCTGGACTTTAGCGAGCCCGTACAGGCCGCAGCCTATCTCAGTCTGGACATTAAACCCGAAACCGACTCGGAACGGGACTTTGAAGGCGTGGATATCACAGTGGAAGATAAATCGGGGCACACCCGAACCGTCAACACCGACACCTATCGCCGTCCTCTCGGCGAGGTGACCCATGTGCTGTACAAGTCCGACCTCATCACCCACGCCGCCAATCACAGAAACGGTTTTGACACCGTGCGAGTTCCCCTTGCCGATGCTACACGTGACGGGACGGTGGCGCGGATCACATTAAAGGCCAAAGACAGTGCATTCATCGACACAATTTCTCTGACCGACTGA
- a CDS encoding V-type ATP synthase subunit D, with product MAKKVTATKANLIKVKESLAFAKKGYSLLDKKRTVLIREMMRLNERAETIQAEIEAAFKKSYEALTMASVTMGWEAVVDLSLSMPKEEPYSLGYRSVMGVEIPEVHYRKLNPKSTFSIYETTFAFDQVYLEMNALREKVYELAEVETSLYKLAKEIKKSVKRANALEKIQIPRSEKTLHDIEDVLAEKEREDFFRLKRVKHNTQK from the coding sequence ATGGCAAAAAAAGTTACTGCAACGAAAGCAAATTTAATCAAAGTCAAAGAGTCCCTTGCCTTTGCGAAGAAGGGTTACAGTCTGCTCGATAAAAAGCGAACCGTGCTCATTCGTGAGATGATGCGCTTAAATGAGCGGGCGGAAACCATTCAGGCGGAGATTGAAGCGGCCTTTAAAAAGAGCTACGAGGCACTGACTATGGCAAGCGTCACCATGGGCTGGGAAGCAGTGGTGGATTTGTCGCTCTCCATGCCCAAAGAAGAACCCTACAGCTTAGGGTATCGGTCGGTTATGGGTGTGGAGATCCCTGAGGTGCACTACCGTAAGCTCAATCCCAAGAGCACCTTCTCCATTTATGAGACGACCTTTGCCTTTGACCAGGTGTATCTCGAGATGAACGCCCTGAGAGAAAAAGTCTATGAGCTGGCGGAAGTGGAGACCAGTTTGTACAAGCTGGCCAAGGAGATAAAAAAGAGTGTGAAGCGTGCCAACGCATTGGAAAAAATTCAAATTCCACGCAGTGAGAAGACCCTTCATGACATTGAAGACGTCCTTGCGGAAAAGGAGCGGGAGGATTTCTTCCGGCTTAAGCGCGTGAAACACAATACACAAAAATAG
- a CDS encoding cyclic-di-AMP receptor, with the protein MKMMIAIVQDKFIDKLMSTFYDAEIYVTKIASSGGFFKNGNTTLLLGAEEENLEKVYKIFREITEAEEVDTARGRVQVSGATIFVVDVEDSLRI; encoded by the coding sequence ATGAAAATGATGATTGCCATTGTGCAGGATAAATTTATCGATAAACTGATGAGCACGTTCTATGATGCTGAAATCTATGTGACCAAGATCGCATCGTCCGGCGGCTTTTTCAAAAACGGCAACACGACGCTGCTTCTCGGTGCGGAAGAAGAGAATCTGGAAAAAGTCTACAAGATTTTCAGAGAGATCACCGAAGCTGAAGAAGTGGATACGGCACGCGGCCGAGTGCAAGTCTCCGGGGCCACGATCTTTGTGGTGGATGTGGAAGACAGTTTGAGAATCTGA
- the tmk gene encoding dTMP kinase: MQLFIAFEGPDGCGKTTIASRITETLQADYDVVRTREPGGTAISETIRNLILDNHNVAMTARTEALLYAAARAQHTEELIRPALDAGKIVITERYVISSYVYQGFARGLGVEAVKAINAFATAQLRPDITFIFDTKAQRSVERKLMLGADRMENAGASFHDSVAQAYRHFYDDDGVVVIDATQSIDEVYAACMREIETRLS; this comes from the coding sequence ATGCAACTCTTTATAGCCTTTGAAGGACCGGACGGTTGTGGGAAGACCACCATCGCAAGTCGCATCACAGAGACCCTACAGGCCGACTATGACGTCGTCAGGACGAGGGAGCCGGGAGGCACGGCGATATCTGAAACGATTCGCAACTTGATATTGGACAATCACAACGTGGCCATGACAGCACGCACCGAGGCGCTTCTCTATGCGGCGGCTCGGGCTCAGCACACTGAAGAACTCATTCGTCCGGCACTTGATGCGGGCAAGATCGTCATCACCGAGCGCTATGTGATTTCCTCGTATGTCTATCAGGGGTTTGCAAGGGGACTTGGTGTGGAGGCTGTCAAGGCGATCAATGCTTTTGCCACGGCACAGCTTAGACCCGACATCACATTTATCTTCGACACGAAAGCACAACGCAGTGTTGAACGCAAACTCATGCTCGGCGCCGACCGCATGGAAAATGCCGGAGCGTCCTTTCATGACTCTGTGGCTCAGGCCTATCGCCATTTTTATGACGACGACGGCGTGGTGGTCATCGATGCCACCCAATCCATTGACGAGGTCTATGCAGCGTGTATGCGCGAAATTGAAACGAGGTTATCATGA
- a CDS encoding YvrJ family protein, protein MDELISLVGNVGFPIAVSCYLLIRVEKRIIELTHCIQTLSANISHLS, encoded by the coding sequence ATGGACGAACTGATCAGCCTGGTAGGCAATGTCGGCTTTCCCATCGCCGTCAGCTGCTACCTGCTTATACGCGTGGAAAAGCGCATCATCGAACTCACACACTGCATCCAAACCTTAAGTGCCAACATCAGTCACTTGAGCTAG
- a CDS encoding DUF1659 domain-containing protein, which translates to MDNAKVRLVYADGTTTTGATRTASRTYSGLNPQAAEAHIQDMVVALNAITQSPALKTYKIVETEIPEKIEA; encoded by the coding sequence ATGGACAACGCCAAAGTCAGACTCGTATATGCCGACGGCACCACCACAACAGGTGCCACACGCACCGCATCCCGGACCTACTCCGGACTCAATCCTCAGGCCGCAGAAGCACATATCCAGGATATGGTCGTCGCATTAAACGCCATCACACAAAGTCCGGCGCTGAAAACCTACAAAATTGTAGAGACAGAAATCCCGGAAAAGATTGAAGCTTAA
- a CDS encoding PSP1 domain-containing protein, with protein sequence MENKVRVLGIRFKKNGKIYYFNPADSGAELNDHVIVETARGLEYGTVVTEKTIDPTSMKSELKKVERIATDEDTAQHINNRNGAKEAHLVFEDRVAHHHLRMNLINVEYTFDRSKLLFYFTAEGRVDFRNLVRDLAQIFRTRIELRQIGVRDEAKTVGALGCCGRETCCSSFLSEFSPVSIKMAKDQGLSLNPTKISGVCGRLMCCLRYEQEGYECIIKRMPRQGEFVETPQGKGTVVGTYTIQELVKVAFNHGDEVDYGIFDLDDIKRTRKVNRAFKVNKSELKDDVATDQDLKALEQE encoded by the coding sequence TTGGAAAATAAAGTACGAGTACTGGGGATTCGTTTCAAGAAAAACGGAAAGATCTATTATTTTAATCCGGCGGATTCCGGCGCCGAACTGAATGATCATGTCATTGTGGAGACGGCTCGGGGTTTGGAATACGGCACAGTTGTCACGGAAAAGACCATCGATCCGACCTCGATGAAGTCGGAGCTGAAAAAGGTGGAGCGCATTGCCACGGACGAGGACACGGCTCAGCATATCAACAATCGCAACGGGGCTAAGGAAGCTCACCTGGTCTTTGAAGATCGTGTAGCGCACCATCACCTTCGCATGAATCTTATCAATGTGGAATACACCTTCGACCGCTCCAAACTTCTCTTCTATTTCACCGCCGAAGGACGTGTCGATTTCAGAAATCTGGTGCGCGACTTGGCACAGATTTTTAGAACGCGCATTGAACTGCGTCAAATCGGTGTGAGGGACGAAGCGAAAACCGTGGGCGCGTTGGGGTGCTGCGGTCGAGAGACGTGCTGTTCTTCCTTTTTGAGTGAATTCAGTCCCGTCTCCATTAAAATGGCTAAAGATCAGGGGCTCTCCTTAAATCCCACCAAGATTTCCGGCGTGTGCGGCCGACTGATGTGCTGTCTGCGCTACGAACAGGAAGGCTACGAGTGTATCATCAAGCGGATGCCGCGCCAAGGCGAGTTTGTGGAAACCCCTCAAGGCAAAGGCACCGTGGTAGGCACCTATACCATTCAGGAGTTGGTGAAAGTCGCCTTTAATCATGGGGACGAAGTGGATTACGGCATCTTTGATCTGGACGACATTAAGCGCACCCGAAAAGTCAACCGCGCCTTTAAAGTGAACAAGTCCGAGTTGAAAGATGATGTGGCGACGGATCAGGATTTGAAGGCTTTGGAGCAAGAATGA
- a CDS encoding DNA polymerase III subunit has translation MFRFVGNDGVVSALERDLKSGNIAHAYLFVGTPGIGKFTLAKEFAGRIASDAADITVVRGDTIKKETIEGIVADSYIKPYSGRYKVYLIDGFEHVSVSGQNALLKTLEEPQAHVKIILTAGSTEGVLPVIVSRSRVIRFKDVGDAQIETFLRENLALGEANAKLFSRISAGSVRRALEYGENPGALEFRARCLRVIDRLLNLSNPFDEMAFFNEHKDQLEEFFSIYSLFLRDIIFNNLNVPDAIINIDAMAFIEKQHLSTEECLSRYQAIRKTRRYLRDNTNFELAIGGLLIGK, from the coding sequence ATGTTTCGATTTGTAGGCAATGACGGCGTGGTGAGCGCATTGGAGCGTGACTTGAAATCCGGGAACATCGCTCACGCCTACCTCTTTGTAGGCACACCGGGAATCGGCAAGTTCACCTTGGCGAAGGAATTCGCCGGGCGCATTGCCTCCGATGCGGCGGACATCACAGTGGTGCGCGGTGACACCATAAAAAAAGAGACCATCGAAGGGATTGTGGCAGACAGCTACATAAAGCCTTACAGCGGACGCTATAAAGTCTATCTTATCGACGGGTTTGAACACGTGAGTGTGAGCGGGCAAAATGCGTTGTTAAAGACCTTGGAAGAGCCTCAGGCGCACGTCAAAATCATCCTCACTGCAGGGTCAACGGAAGGCGTTTTGCCGGTGATTGTCTCACGCTCCCGAGTCATCCGCTTTAAAGACGTGGGGGATGCACAGATAGAAACCTTTTTAAGGGAGAATTTGGCACTGGGAGAGGCCAACGCCAAGCTGTTTTCAAGAATCAGCGCAGGCTCGGTGAGGCGGGCACTGGAGTATGGTGAAAACCCCGGCGCGCTGGAATTTCGCGCGCGGTGTCTTCGGGTGATTGACCGACTGCTCAATTTGAGTAACCCCTTTGATGAGATGGCATTTTTTAATGAGCACAAAGATCAGTTGGAAGAATTTTTCAGCATCTACAGTCTTTTTTTGAGGGACATCATCTTCAACAACCTGAACGTCCCCGATGCCATTATCAACATCGACGCCATGGCCTTTATAGAAAAACAGCATCTGAGCACGGAAGAATGTCTCAGTCGCTATCAAGCCATTCGCAAGACCCGACGCTACTTACGGGACAATACAAACTTTGAGCTCGCAATAGGAGGGCTTTTAATTGGAAAATAA